One genomic window of Acomys russatus chromosome 29, mAcoRus1.1, whole genome shotgun sequence includes the following:
- the LOC127211749 gene encoding F-box only protein 44 isoform X3 → MAVGNINELPENILLELFTHVPARQLLLRCRPVCSLWRDLIDLVTLWKRKCLREGFITEDWDQPVADWKIFYFLRGLRRNLLHNPCAEEGFEFWSLDVNGGDEWKVEDLSKDQRKEFPNDQVKKYFVTSYYTCLKSQVVDLKAEGYWEELMDTTRPDIEVKDWFAARPDCGSKYQLCVQLLSSAHAPLGTFQPDPVTIQQKSDAKWREGLM, encoded by the exons ATGGCTGTAGGCAACATAAACGAGCTGCCGGAGAACATTCTTCTGGAGCTGTTCACCCACGTCCCTGCCCGCCAGCTGCTGCTGCGCTGCCGGCCCGTCTGCAGCCTCTGGCGAGACCTCATCGACCTGGTGACCCTCTGGAAGCGCAAGTGCCTTCGAGAGGGCTTCATCACGGAGGACTGGGACCAGCCTGTAGCTGACTGGAAGATCTTCTACTTCCTGCGCGGCCTCCGGAGGAACCTCCTTCACAACCCATGTGCCGAAG AGGGATTTGAGTTCTGGAGCCTGGACGTGAACGGTGGTGATGAGTGGAAAGTGGAAGACCTCTCCAAAGACCAGCGGAAGGAATTCCCCAATGACCAGGTCAAGAAATACTTCGTGACTTCTTATTA caCCTGCCTCAAGTCCCAGGTGGTGGACCTCAAGGCTGAAGGGTATTGGGAGGAGCTGATGGACACCACCCGGCCGGACATCGAGGTCAAGGACTG GTTCGCAGCCAGGCCAGACTGCGGGTCCAAGTACCAGCTGTGCGTCCAGCTCCTGTCATCAGCACATGCACCACTGGGGACCTTCCAGCCAGACCCGGTGACGATCCAGCAGAAAAGCGATGCCAAGTGGAGGGAG
- the Fbxo2 gene encoding F-box only protein 2, which translates to MDGDGDPETVSHPEEASPEEQPEEAGAAEASAEEEQPREEEAEAEEAEYLAQLPEPLLLSVLAELPASELVQVCRLVCRRWKELVDGAPLWLLKCQQEGLVPEGSAEDERDHWQQFYFLSKRRRNLLRNPCGEEDLEGWCDVEHGGDGWRVEELPGDSGVEFIQDDSVKKYFASSFEWCRKAQVIDMQAEGYWEELLDTTQPAIVVKDWYSGRTDAGSLYELTVRLLSEQEDVLAEFSTGQVAVPEDGSWMEISHTFTDYGPGVRFVRFEHGGQDSVFWKGWFGARMTNSSVWVEP; encoded by the exons ATGGATGGAGATGGTGATCCAG AGACTGTGAGCCATCCCGAAGAGGCGAGCCCAGAGGAGCAGCCAGAGGAGGCGGGGGCCGCCGAGGCGAGTGCGGAGGAGGAGCAGCCtcgggaggaggaggcagaggcagaggaggccgAGTACCTGGCCCAGTTGCCGGAACCGCTGCTGCTGAGCGTGCTGGCCGAGCTGCCGGCTTCGGAGCTAGTGCAGGTCTGCCGCCTGGTGTGCCGGCGCTGGAAGGAGCTGGTGGACGGCGCCCCACTGTGGCTACTCAAGTGCCAGCAAGAGGGCTTAGTGCCTGAAGGCAGCGCTGAGGACGAGCGGGACCACTGGCAACAGTTCTACTTTCTGAGCAAGAGGAGGCGCAACCTGCTACGTAACCCTTGCGGAGAAG AGGACTTGGAGGGCTGGTGTGACGTGGAGCACGGTGGGGACGGCTGGAGGGTGGAGGAACTGCCTGGAGACAGTGGGGTGGAATTTATCCAAGATGACAGCGTTAAGAAGTACTTCGCCTCTTCCTTCGA GTGGTGCCGCAAAGCGCAGGTCATTGATATGCAGGCTGAGGGCTACTGGGAGGAGCTACTGGACACCACCCAGCCCGCCATCGTGGTGAAGGACTG GTACTCGGGCCGCACGGATGCCGGCAGCCTGTATGAACTCACTGTGAGGCTGCTGTCGGAACAGGAAGATGTGCTGGCAGAGTTCAGCACCGGACAGGTAGCAGTGCCTGAGGATGGCAGCTGGATGGAG ATCTCCCACACTTTCACCGACTATGGGCCGGGTGTCCGCTTCGTCCGCTTTGAACACGGAGGGCAGGACTCCGTCTTCTGGAAAGGCTGGTTCGGGGCCCGGATGACCAACAGTAGCGTGTGGGTGGAACCCTGA